Proteins encoded together in one Gemmatimonadetes bacterium T265 window:
- a CDS encoding L-asparaginase: MRVSAVAGRATAVVLFTGGTISMRVDAAAGGAVPALSAEEILASARGLDEIADVRPETWGRYPGPHMDVARQWALRNRIVELVADPEVAGVVVTHGTDTLEETAYLVARSVRATKPVVFTGAMRSASDLGWDGPQNLLDAVRVAAAPDAAEQGTLVVMGSRIFAALEDTKEHTHQLDAFAAPGLGPLGAVDDGRVFFRRRLVNVPAPLTPPALAEPVDVVATWAGCDARLLDASRESGALGVVVAAMGRGNVPPAMVPGVVRWIECGRPLVVASRAPRGRVGQTYAYPGGGRRLSDAGALFAGARRPAQARVDLMLALGAGYDAAALAALFDG, from the coding sequence GTGCGGGTGAGCGCGGTCGCCGGCCGCGCGACCGCGGTCGTGTTGTTCACCGGCGGAACGATCTCGATGCGCGTCGACGCCGCGGCCGGCGGCGCGGTGCCTGCGCTCTCGGCCGAGGAGATCCTCGCGTCGGCGCGCGGCCTCGACGAGATCGCCGACGTGCGTCCCGAAACGTGGGGCCGGTATCCGGGCCCGCACATGGACGTCGCGCGCCAGTGGGCGCTGCGGAACCGCATCGTCGAGTTGGTGGCCGACCCGGAGGTCGCCGGCGTCGTCGTCACGCACGGCACCGACACGCTCGAGGAGACGGCGTACCTCGTCGCGCGTTCGGTGCGGGCGACGAAGCCCGTCGTGTTCACCGGCGCGATGCGCTCGGCCAGCGACCTGGGGTGGGACGGTCCGCAGAACTTGTTAGACGCGGTCCGCGTCGCCGCCGCGCCCGACGCGGCGGAGCAGGGGACGCTCGTGGTCATGGGGAGCCGGATCTTCGCCGCGCTCGAGGACACGAAGGAGCACACGCACCAGCTCGACGCGTTCGCGGCGCCCGGGCTCGGGCCGTTAGGCGCGGTCGACGACGGGCGCGTGTTCTTCCGCCGCCGCCTGGTGAACGTGCCGGCGCCGCTCACGCCGCCGGCGCTGGCCGAGCCGGTGGACGTCGTCGCGACGTGGGCCGGGTGCGACGCGCGGCTGCTCGACGCGTCGCGCGAGAGCGGCGCGCTCGGCGTCGTCGTGGCGGCGATGGGGCGCGGGAACGTGCCCCCGGCGATGGTCCCGGGCGTCGTGCGGTGGATCGAGTGCGGGCGGCCGCTGGTCGTCGCGTCGCGCGCCCCGCGCGGGCGCGTGGGGCAGACCTACGCGTACCCGGGCGGCGGTCGACGCCTCTCCGACGCCGGCGCCCTGTTCGCCGGCGCGCGGCGCCCCGCGCAGGCCCGCGTCGACCTCATGCTCGCGTTAGGCGCTGGGTACGACGCGGCGGCGCTGGCCGCGCTCTTCGACGGGTGA
- the rarA gene encoding ATPase AAA, whose product MTRQRNAAAAGPSLFADAHASAAPLAARMRPRTLDEFVGQRDLLAPGRPLGDAIRSGQVRSMILWGPPGTGKTTLARLIAGYTDRAFVPFSAVTEGVPRVREIVAEAGVRWTTEGRGTILFVDEIHRFNRGQQDAFLPHVESGTVTLVGATTENPSFELVGALLSRARVFVLQPLAPDDLVALIRRAIDDTDRGLGRLGLVAGDEAVALLAEMADGDARRALTALEAAADLAGPGGTLTRDLVRDALQRRVPRYDKSGEEHYNIISAYHKALRGSDPQGALYWLARMIEGGEDPMYIARRTVRFAAEDVGLADPDALRLALAARDAYDFLGSPEGDLALAEAAVYLASAPKSNRVHVAWKAALGAARETPAEPVPHHIRNAPTGLMRELGYGAGYEYAHDTPEGYTAQEYLPERLRGQTFYTPGPHGFERDVTRRLAWWAELKARATANTPNPESDRRNGEET is encoded by the coding sequence GTGACGCGGCAACGCAACGCCGCGGCGGCCGGGCCGTCGCTCTTTGCCGACGCGCACGCGTCGGCGGCGCCGCTCGCCGCGCGGATGCGCCCGCGGACGCTCGATGAGTTCGTCGGTCAACGCGATCTCCTCGCACCGGGCCGGCCACTCGGCGACGCGATCCGAAGCGGCCAGGTCCGCTCGATGATCCTCTGGGGACCGCCCGGGACCGGGAAGACGACGCTCGCGCGGTTGATCGCCGGCTACACCGACCGGGCGTTCGTGCCGTTCTCCGCGGTGACCGAGGGCGTGCCGCGTGTGCGCGAGATCGTCGCGGAGGCGGGCGTGCGGTGGACGACCGAAGGGCGCGGTACGATCCTGTTCGTCGACGAGATCCACCGGTTCAACCGCGGCCAGCAGGACGCGTTTCTGCCCCATGTCGAAAGCGGGACCGTGACGCTGGTCGGCGCGACGACGGAAAACCCGTCGTTCGAGCTCGTCGGCGCGTTGCTCTCGCGCGCGCGGGTGTTCGTGCTCCAGCCGCTCGCACCGGACGACCTCGTCGCGCTGATCCGTCGCGCGATCGACGACACGGACCGGGGACTCGGCCGCCTGGGACTGGTGGCCGGCGACGAGGCGGTCGCGTTGCTCGCGGAGATGGCCGACGGCGACGCCCGGCGGGCGCTCACCGCGCTGGAGGCGGCCGCCGATCTCGCGGGACCCGGCGGCACGCTCACCCGCGATCTCGTGCGCGACGCGCTCCAGCGGCGCGTCCCGCGCTACGACAAGAGCGGCGAGGAGCACTACAACATCATCTCCGCGTACCACAAGGCGCTCCGCGGGAGTGACCCACAGGGCGCGCTGTACTGGCTCGCGCGGATGATCGAGGGCGGGGAAGACCCGATGTACATCGCCCGTCGCACGGTCCGTTTCGCGGCGGAGGACGTCGGGCTGGCCGACCCCGACGCGCTCCGGCTTGCGCTCGCCGCACGCGACGCGTACGACTTCCTCGGCTCTCCGGAGGGCGACCTCGCGCTCGCGGAGGCGGCCGTGTACCTGGCAAGCGCGCCGAAGTCGAACCGGGTGCACGTGGCGTGGAAGGCGGCGCTCGGCGCCGCGCGCGAAACGCCGGCCGAGCCGGTCCCGCACCACATTCGCAACGCGCCGACCGGGCTCATGCGCGAACTCGGCTACGGAGCGGGGTATGAGTACGCGCACGACACGCCGGAGGGCTACACCGCGCAGGAGTACCTGCCCGAGCGGCTGCGCGGACAAACGTTCTACACGCCCGGGCCGCACGGCTTCGAGCGCGACGTGACGCGCCGCCTCGCGTGGTGGGCGGAGTTGAAAGCCCGCGCGACCGCGAATACTCCTAACCCCGAGTCGGACCGCCGGAACGGCGAGGAGACGTAG
- a CDS encoding LPS biosynthesis protein: MTIPIARPTGDAPVAASYDPRGAEPPGSLLLHAAATLARRWRLVAGAAFLTMVVGTLAALLLPKTYLSGTLLVPFAGSASRSSIALGNLPSGIAGLVSGSIGGGSPAERILAPVLGSATLNDTIVHRVARGSDEELIVRKVLRNGVRVARNPDGSILVQVRAPNPELAARVANAYPGAVNHILIQVSAEGAVVKQAFLRNQIDSAGARLSESERKLIDFAQRRSAPAAEQQAQRTIDAAASLQQRIFEQELAVAQLRRTSTPDNPELRAAEALLASEREQLRQLTSGTRDRSVFVPFERGAELRVASTRVERDYQQDQRVYSSLVAALTDAQIDANNSLPVLSVLDPAYPPADPTTSVPEAAVLSLGVGAVLGVLLALGTESLARTRRDPANAAHYAVLDGLRRNGRRPADAG; the protein is encoded by the coding sequence ATGACCATTCCGATTGCGCGCCCGACCGGCGACGCGCCGGTCGCGGCATCGTACGATCCGCGTGGCGCCGAGCCGCCGGGCAGCCTCCTTCTGCATGCGGCGGCGACGCTCGCGCGGCGATGGCGGCTCGTCGCAGGCGCCGCGTTCCTGACGATGGTCGTCGGGACGCTCGCCGCGCTGCTGCTCCCCAAGACATACCTCTCCGGGACACTGCTCGTCCCGTTCGCCGGCTCGGCGTCGCGCAGTTCGATCGCGCTCGGAAACCTGCCGTCCGGCATCGCGGGGCTCGTTAGCGGGAGCATCGGCGGCGGGTCGCCGGCCGAGCGGATCCTCGCGCCGGTGCTCGGGTCCGCGACGCTGAACGACACGATCGTGCACCGGGTCGCGCGTGGGTCGGACGAGGAACTCATCGTACGCAAGGTGCTCCGCAACGGCGTGCGCGTCGCGCGCAACCCTGACGGCTCGATCCTCGTGCAGGTCCGCGCCCCCAACCCCGAACTTGCGGCGCGCGTCGCGAACGCGTACCCGGGGGCGGTGAACCACATCCTGATCCAGGTGAGCGCCGAGGGCGCGGTCGTAAAGCAGGCGTTTCTCCGCAACCAGATCGACTCCGCGGGGGCGCGGCTCTCGGAGTCCGAGCGCAAGCTGATCGACTTCGCCCAGCGGCGCTCGGCGCCCGCGGCCGAACAGCAGGCGCAGCGGACGATCGACGCCGCGGCGTCGCTGCAGCAGCGCATCTTCGAGCAGGAACTCGCGGTCGCCCAGCTGCGCCGGACCTCGACGCCCGACAACCCGGAGTTGCGCGCCGCGGAAGCGCTGCTCGCGTCGGAGCGGGAGCAGCTCCGTCAGCTGACGAGCGGTACGCGTGACCGCTCCGTCTTCGTGCCGTTCGAGCGCGGGGCGGAACTGCGGGTCGCGTCGACCCGCGTCGAACGCGATTACCAGCAGGACCAACGCGTCTACTCGTCGCTGGTGGCGGCGCTCACCGACGCGCAGATCGACGCGAACAACTCGCTCCCGGTCCTGAGCGTGCTCGACCCGGCGTACCCGCCCGCCGATCCGACGACGTCCGTACCGGAAGCCGCGGTGCTGAGCCTGGGCGTCGGGGCGGTGCTCGGCGTCCTGCTGGCGCTCGGCACCGAGTCGCTCGCGCGGACCCGCCGTGACCCGGCGAACGCCGCGCACTACGCCGTACTCGACGGGTTGCGTCGCAACGGCCGGCGCCCGGCCGACGCGGGATAA